In Streptomyces sp. Li-HN-5-11, the sequence CAGGCACTGGAAGGCGAGGATCTCACCTTGGCCACGGAGCTTCGTCACGCCCGGGGCGAAGGCTCCCGCACAGGGCAGGTTGACGAGGAACTCGTCCACGCCGTCCGCCGCCAGCGCGGGGTCGATGTCCGGCTCCCGGCCGACGGCGCGCTCGGCGTCCACCCGGTGTACGAGCGTTTCGAACAGCATCCGGCGTGCCCAGAACCGCGCGTGCTGGTCCTCACCCCAGGCCCACATCCCCGCCCCGGGATCCACGGACCGCAAGTCGGCGGCCACCGACGGCACGCCCGCCGCCACCCAGTCGGCGTATTCCTCTGCCCGTTCCGGCAGCCCCAGTTCCACGTCGCGGCCGCGCGGACGCTCCTGGACCAGCCGGACCATCAACGTGCAGAACCAGCGCTGCAGAGCTCCCACGTGCCGGGCGAGTTCGGCCAGCGTCCAGTCGGGACAGGACGGCACGGCGGTCGCCGGGTCGGCACCCCTGACCACCTCGGCGAAGCCGAGCGTCTCCCGCTCGACGGCCTTGAGGTAGGTGTCGTAGGGCAGAGGATGCCCGGCCCGGCTCGTCGTCACCATCAGCTGGCGCCTTTCTGTTCACAGGGCGGAGTCCCGCCGTGATCAGTGTGGAGGCTGGAGTCCGCTCGAAGGCAAGTCGGTGTCGACGACTCTGCCGAGCCCACGTGCCCGCTACGGGCGCGGACGCTCGAAGGTCAGCAGCAGCCCCTCGACGGCTCCGGGACCCATGCGGCCCTTGACGTCGGCGGAGGTGATGGCCTTGAGAGCCCAGCCGTCCTCGGCGTGCTTGTTCAGGACCTTCTCCAGCTTGTCGCTGTCCAGCGCGTCGCCGATCAGCGACTCCCGGAAGGTGACGACCTTGTACTCGTACGTGTAGGGGCTGCTCATGCTTGCGGAGTCCTCCTGCGGGCCGGTCGGCCCTGTCGTGTTGCGGCGTCGGGGACCAGCCAATCATCCTCCGGTGCTGCCGTGTCACCCGGGACGTCGCCGAGCGGGAGCACCTGCCTGTTGGTCGTCGGATCGCGGCTCCGCCAGTATGCGCAAGCGGAACCTCGTTCCGGAACGGCCACTCGGCGGTCTTTCGCACAGGTCCTGACGGTCGGGCAGAGGATGCGTGCCTCCCCCCGGGGCCGTCCGGCGCGCCGACGCGCGGGGGAACTACTGTGGGACAGGGGTTCGGCACGCAGCAGGAGGCCACGTGTCCGCTGGTACGGCCGGGCGGGAGAGCCGCACCGACACGCCGGGATCGGTGCGGCTGGGGCTGCTGGCGTCCGCGGGCGACGGACTGGCGGACACCGACGCCCTGCTGCTCGCCCTGCAACAGGCGACGGCCGAGCTGAGAGGCCTCGGCGGCCTGGCCCATCTGCGCGATCCCGGTTCCGGAGCGTTGCGCCTGGTAACGGCCAGCGGTCTCACGCCGAGGATCGCCGAGGCGTGGAGTACGGTCCGGCAGGGCCAGGACGTCGCTCCCGTGCGTGCCGTGTGCGGCGGTGCCTGTGTCTGGCTGGCCGGGGACACGGCGGGGACCGGGGCCTCCGGCATGGTGTCCGTGCCGCTGCCCGGACCGGAGACGCCCGTCGGAACGCTGTCGGTCCTCACGGGGGAGGCAGGCGAGCCGGACCCGGTCCAGCGGTCCGTGCTCCTCGCGGTGGCGGCTTGGGCCGCCGGCTGTCTGATCCGGTCCTCCGGATCCGGCGCGAGGCCGTCGGTCGACCGCGCTCTGCGCGGCATGAGCGACGGTTTCCTCGTGGTCGACGAGCACTGGCGGATCACCTTCGCCAACGAGGCCGCCGAGCGCCTGCTCGGCACCGGCCCCTCCCCGCTCGGGAGCGTCCTGTGGGACGCGCCCGCGGGCCGTGTGCCCGGCCTGGAAGGGCAGTGCCGGCGGGCGGTCGCCGAAGGCAGGCCCATCAGCTTCGAACTGTCCCCGCCGACCGGCCGGCGTGTCCATCAGGTCCGGATGGACCCCGTGGGGGACGGCGGTGGGATGACGATCACCTTCGCCGATGTCACCGATCAGCGGCAGCGTCCGGGCCACCCCGAGGAGGGCGGCGGCACGGCCCGACGGACCGCCCGCATGGGCGAGTTGACCATGGCCCTCGCCGAAGCGGTGTCGTCCAAGGACGTGGTCCGCGCCGTCGCCGAGCACGTTCTGCCGCCCATCGGCGCCGAGGGGCTGATCGTGGAGGCACTGGAGAGCGGGCGTGTGCGCGTGATCGGATCCGCCGGATACTCGAAGGAGTTCATCAGCCGGATCGACGGCGTCACACTCGCCGACAACACCGCGGTCACCGACGCGCTGCGCACCCGCACCCCCAGGTTCGTCGAGTCGACGGCCGATTTCGTCGAGCGCTATCCGAGGCTGCGGAGACTGACCGCGAACTCGAACAAGAAGGCATGGGCGTTCCTCCCCCTCATCGCCTCCGGGCGCGCGATCGGCTGCTGCGTCGTCTCCTTCACCCGCCCGCGCTCGTTCAGCGAGCAGGAACGCACGCTGCTCACCGCCCTCAGCGGTCTGGTGGCCCAGGCCCTGGAGCGGGCCCGGCTCTACGACAAGGAGCACATGCGCGCCCAGGAACTCCAGCGCGGCCTGCTCCCGAGGGTGCTGCCCGCACTGCCCGCGGTGAGCGCCGCGGCCCGCCATCTGCCCGCGGGCCGGGGCGACGAGGTCGGCGGGGACTGGTACGACGTGATCCCGCTGTCCGCCGACCGGGTCGCCCTCGTCATCGGCGACGTCATGGGGCACGGCATAGCCGAGGCCGCGACCATGGGCAGGCTCCGCACCGCCCTGCGCACCCTCGCCGACCTCGAACTGGAACCGGACGAACTGCTCGGCCACCTCAACGAACTCGTCGGCGAGCTGGGCCATGACTCGTACGCCACCTGCGCGTACGCCGTCTTCGACCCGGTCACCCGGATCTGCTCCCTCGCCCTGGCGGGTCATCCTCCGCCGGTGGTCGTCCACCCCGACGGCACGGTCCGCGGCCCCGACGTGACCGTCAACCCGCCGCTGGGCGCCGCCGAACCGCCCTTCGACGTCCACGAGTTGCACCTGCCGGAGGAGAGCCTGCTCGTGTTCTGCACGGACGGTCTCGTCGAGTCGGCCGACCGGGACCTCGACGAAGGGCTGGCCCAGCTCCGGCAGACCCTCGCCGGGGCGGTGAGCCGTACCCCGTACTTCCCGGCCGGTCACCCGGAGCGCGCTGCCGGCCGGCTGGAGGACCTGTGCGACGCCGTCGTGTCGGCCCTGCTGCCCCAGGGTGAACCGACCAACGACGACGCGGCCCTGCTCATCGCCCGCACCCGGGGCACCCCGGCCACCGACATCGCCTCCTGCAGCCTGCCGGAGGACCCCCGGGCCGCCGGCCAGGCCCGCGAGTACGTCCGCCGCCAGCTCGCCGCCTGGGCACTGGACGAACTCGTCATGACCACCGAGCTGCTGGTGAGCGAGCTGGTCGGCAACGTCGTCCGGCACGCCAAGGGCCCCATCCGCCTGCGTCTGCTGCGCAGCCGCTCACTGATCTGCGAGGTCTACGACGGCAGCCTCACCACCCCGCGCATCCGGCGTGCCGGACACACCGACGAGGGCGGCCGGGGTCTGCACCTGGTGGCCGCCCTCTCCCGGCGCTGGGGGACCCGTTTCCTCGGCGCCGGCAAGTGCATCTGGACCGAGCAGGACCTTCCGCTGCGGTGCTGACGGACCGCTCAGCAGGCGTCCTCGGTCACCAGACGGAATCGGGGGTCGTGGCCGTCGGCGTCGGATGCCGCACGGATGACGGGCGTTTCCGAAGCGGCCGGCATGCGCAGCAGGAGCAGTGCCGCGTCGTCGTGCAAGCGGCCGCCGACATGGTCCAGCAGTTCGTCGTGGAGCGCGTTGAGGGTACGCGCCGGCTCGTCCGACACGTGCCGCGCCAGCCCCTCGGCGAGCGGGTAGAACTGCCGGTCCTGGTTGCGCGCCTCGGTGACCCCGTCGGTGTAGAGCAGAAGTTGGTCCCCGTCGGCGAAGGGCAGCACCTGAAGGCCGGGGGTCTCGTCCGTGAGAGCGCGCAGCCCGAGCGGTGGGGCCGGACGCGTGGGCTCGACCGCCGTGACGCGCGAGCCGCGGACCAGGAGCGGGGGCGCATGGCCGCAGTTGACCACCTCCAGGCGCCCCGCCCCGGGGTGGCCGGCGACCACGGCGGTGACGAAGTCGTCGACGTCGAGGTTGCGTGCCAGGCTCCGCTCGATCCTGTCGACCACGGTGAGCAGATCGGGTTCGTCGTAGGCGGCCTCGCGGAAGACGCCGAGCACGACGGCGGCGGTCTCCACGGCCGACAGCCCCTTGCCGCGCACATCGCCGACGATCAGCCTGACCCCGTACGGCGTGGGCACCAACGCGTAGAGATCGCCGCCGATACGCGCCTCCGCCGCGGCGGCGCTGTAGCGCACGGCCACCTGGAACGGGCCGACGGCCGCCGGTACGGGCCTGAGCAGCGCGTGCTGGGCGGCCTCCGCGACCGAGCGGACCGCCGCGAGCACCCGGTCGCGGCGGCCGCGCAGCGCGCCCGCCCGGGCACCCGCCAGGGTGACGGCCACCAGGGCGGCCAGTACGACGGCCAGGTCGCGGGCCGGCGCGCCGTCCCGCACGCCGACCGCGGCGCCGAGCGCGGTGGCGAGCAGGCCGACGCACAGGACTTCCCGCGGCCCGCTGGTCGTGGCGGCGAGCGCGGGCCCCGCCGCCAGCAGCGCCACCCACGACACACCCGCCCCGGCGAGGAGGGCGACGATCACGAGGGCGGAGACGAGCAGCACGGGCACCACGGGCACACCGGCGGCCCACCGCTCGGCGCTGCGCCGGAAGGCCGGCGCCTCACGACCGGCCAGGCGGTCCCTGAACGACCGCATCGGCCTGTTGCCGCCACCATCTCGGGCCTTGCTCATGGTCCGTCCGCAGTCCTCACCTGTGCGCCGGCTGTACGCCTCTGAAATGTCGGTTTCGTCCAGGAAAAGGGTTCGGTGCGGGGCGTCACAAGGACCGGGTTTTCAGATAGTGAGCGAAAGGCCCCTGGTCACTCGGCCGGCTGTCGGGATCAGGCGGTTCCTGACCTCCTCGAGCCGGGACAGCCGGTCGGCACGCATCGAGACACCGAGTGAGCCGAGGGTGCTCCCGCTGTAGACCGGCACCGCCACGCAGACCGTGCCCAGAGAGTACTCCTCCAGGTCCGTGACCGCCGGGGCCAGCGGCGAGGAGTCGAGCCGCCGCAGCAGCTCCGGCGGATCCGTGATGGTCCGGGGCGTCAGATCGGCGAGGGCATGCCGCGACAGATAGTCCTTGCGCAACTCGTCGTCGAGCTCGCGCAGCACGGACTTGCCCAGCGCGGTGGCGTGCCCGGCGTCCTCGAATCCCACCCACAGGTCGACCCGGGGAGCACGAGGGCCGTCCACGATCTCGGCGACCCGGATCTCCCCCTCCTCGTAGAAGGTGAGGTACGCGGCGGTCGACAGCTCGTCCCGCAGGGCGGCGAGCGCCGGACGGATCCGGCTGAGCAGCGTCTGCGCGCGGCTCGCGGTGTGCAGCGTCTGCACCCTGTCGCCCAGGACGAACCCGCCGTCGTCCAGCTTGCGCGCGTATCCGTCGTGGACCAGCGTGCGCAGCAGGTGATAGGCCGTCGCCAGGGGCAGCCCGGTCTCACGCGCCAGCTGTTTCGCCGGCGCGCCGTTCTCGTGCGCGCTCATCGCCTCCAGCAGACGGAAGGCCCGCTGGACGGAGGTGATGAGTGTCGGGCCGTCGCGAGAACCCATACGAGCAGCCTGCCCCGGGGGCGCGGCGCAGGCAAGAGGGCCGGTGCCTGTGCAGGAGGAGGCCGGTGCCTGCAGGGAACACATGCCCGCGCGGAAGTCGCTCCCCGGCAATCCGGAGCACCGCGACGGTCTACTGGGCCCGTGCCACGAGGAGGGCGACGTCGTCGTGGTCCTCGGGGTGTCGCAGGCCGTACAGCAGGAGGTCGCAGATCTCCTCGAGAGGCCGGTGGGGTGCGTCGAGGAAGCTCAGCAGGACGTCCAGGCGGTCGTCGATGGGGTGGTGCCGCGTCTCGACGAGTCCGTCGGTGTAGAGGACCAGCAGGTCACCGGGGCCGAGGTCGGCCGTAGTGGTCTCGAAGGAGGTGCCGCCGACGCCGAGCGGGACTCCCGGGGGCAGGTCGAGCAGCGCGGGGGAGCCGCCGGGACGGGCCAGCGCGGGGGGCATGTGGCCCGCGTTGGCGATGCGGCACTGCCGCGTGCGCGGGTCGTACACGGCGTAGAGACAGGTGACGATGTAGTGCTCCAGGTCGCACGTGATCTTGTCCAGGTGCTGGAGCACGGCGCCGGGCGCCAGGTCGAGGTCCGCGTAGGCGCAGGTGGCGGTGCGCAGCCGGCCCATGGTGGCCGCGGCGTCGATGCCGTTGCCCATGACGTCGCCGACGACCAGGGCGGTCTTGTCGTCGACGAGCGGGATGACGTCGTACCAGTCCCCGCCGACCTCGCTGGTGGCTTGGGCGGGCTGGTAGCGGGAGGCGAGTTCGAGACCGGTGTGGTGCGGCGGGTGGTCGGGCAGCAGGCTGCGCTGGAGGGTCAGGGCGGTGTTGCGCACGCTCTGGAACCAGCGGGCGTTGTCGATGGCGACGGCGGCGCGGCTGGCCAGTTCGGTGGCGAGGACGACGTCGTCCTCGTCGAACGGGATCGGATTGCGGGTGCGTTTGAGGTCGAGGGCGCCGAGGACCTCGCCGTGGGCGATCAGTGGCACGGCGAGGTAGGAGTGGACGCCGGCCCGGGCCAGGAGCGTGGTGGCCTCGGCGTCACGGGCGATGCGCGGCAGGTCCTCGTCACCGACGTTGCGCACCAGCACCGGCCGCCCGGTGTGCACGCACAAGGTCACCAGACGGTCGCCCTCGTAGGCGGCGAGATCGCCGGGAGGGTCGGCGGCGCGCAGGGCCACGGTGGGCTCGGCCGCCTTGATGGCGAGGGCGCGGAAGAGCTCCGG encodes:
- a CDS encoding IclR family transcriptional regulator C-terminal domain-containing protein: MGSRDGPTLITSVQRAFRLLEAMSAHENGAPAKQLARETGLPLATAYHLLRTLVHDGYARKLDDGGFVLGDRVQTLHTASRAQTLLSRIRPALAALRDELSTAAYLTFYEEGEIRVAEIVDGPRAPRVDLWVGFEDAGHATALGKSVLRELDDELRKDYLSRHALADLTPRTITDPPELLRRLDSSPLAPAVTDLEEYSLGTVCVAVPVYSGSTLGSLGVSMRADRLSRLEEVRNRLIPTAGRVTRGLSLTI
- a CDS encoding SpoIIE family protein phosphatase is translated as MSAGTAGRESRTDTPGSVRLGLLASAGDGLADTDALLLALQQATAELRGLGGLAHLRDPGSGALRLVTASGLTPRIAEAWSTVRQGQDVAPVRAVCGGACVWLAGDTAGTGASGMVSVPLPGPETPVGTLSVLTGEAGEPDPVQRSVLLAVAAWAAGCLIRSSGSGARPSVDRALRGMSDGFLVVDEHWRITFANEAAERLLGTGPSPLGSVLWDAPAGRVPGLEGQCRRAVAEGRPISFELSPPTGRRVHQVRMDPVGDGGGMTITFADVTDQRQRPGHPEEGGGTARRTARMGELTMALAEAVSSKDVVRAVAEHVLPPIGAEGLIVEALESGRVRVIGSAGYSKEFISRIDGVTLADNTAVTDALRTRTPRFVESTADFVERYPRLRRLTANSNKKAWAFLPLIASGRAIGCCVVSFTRPRSFSEQERTLLTALSGLVAQALERARLYDKEHMRAQELQRGLLPRVLPALPAVSAAARHLPAGRGDEVGGDWYDVIPLSADRVALVIGDVMGHGIAEAATMGRLRTALRTLADLELEPDELLGHLNELVGELGHDSYATCAYAVFDPVTRICSLALAGHPPPVVVHPDGTVRGPDVTVNPPLGAAEPPFDVHELHLPEESLLVFCTDGLVESADRDLDEGLAQLRQTLAGAVSRTPYFPAGHPERAAGRLEDLCDAVVSALLPQGEPTNDDAALLIARTRGTPATDIASCSLPEDPRAAGQAREYVRRQLAAWALDELVMTTELLVSELVGNVVRHAKGPIRLRLLRSRSLICEVYDGSLTTPRIRRAGHTDEGGRGLHLVAALSRRWGTRFLGAGKCIWTEQDLPLRC
- a CDS encoding DUF4177 domain-containing protein; its protein translation is MSSPYTYEYKVVTFRESLIGDALDSDKLEKVLNKHAEDGWALKAITSADVKGRMGPGAVEGLLLTFERPRP
- a CDS encoding SpoIIE family protein phosphatase, which translates into the protein MATEAFQASGEEPGPQPPRPTGLLDVLSVAAVVLDTAGRIVFWTPQAEELFGYTAQEALGEYAVRLLIHPEHLQAVLTLFAEVLETGRSWAGTFPVRHKDGSSRLMEFRNMRLLDDRGDVYALGIAADHALLQRVETDLALCERLINQSPIGLALMDPELRYLLVNPALERIDGVPAEEHIGRHLRDTPALYDVDTLESALRQVLTTGTPLLDQYHVGRSPADPDHDHAWSLSFYRLEDPGGRILGAATSVVDVTERHRAAIEADRARRRLALIADASARVGTTLEVEHTARELAEIVAPELADVVAVDVLDAALACRPRRRPDNGPELFRALAIKAAEPTVALRAADPPGDLAAYEGDRLVTLCVHTGRPVLVRNVGDEDLPRIARDAEATTLLARAGVHSYLAVPLIAHGEVLGALDLKRTRNPIPFDEDDVVLATELASRAAVAIDNARWFQSVRNTALTLQRSLLPDHPPHHTGLELASRYQPAQATSEVGGDWYDVIPLVDDKTALVVGDVMGNGIDAAATMGRLRTATCAYADLDLAPGAVLQHLDKITCDLEHYIVTCLYAVYDPRTRQCRIANAGHMPPALARPGGSPALLDLPPGVPLGVGGTSFETTTADLGPGDLLVLYTDGLVETRHHPIDDRLDVLLSFLDAPHRPLEEICDLLLYGLRHPEDHDDVALLVARAQ
- a CDS encoding maleylpyruvate isomerase family mycothiol-dependent enzyme, translating into MVTTSRAGHPLPYDTYLKAVERETLGFAEVVRGADPATAVPSCPDWTLAELARHVGALQRWFCTLMVRLVQERPRGRDVELGLPERAEEYADWVAAGVPSVAADLRSVDPGAGMWAWGEDQHARFWARRMLFETLVHRVDAERAVGREPDIDPALAADGVDEFLVNLPCAGAFAPGVTKLRGQGEILAFQCLDSAGEPCEEWRVRLDPDGFGVLPRTEGDAALPEAQTVLRGRAAELLLLLYGRRSHRETAFEVSGEATALDNWFAHTAF
- a CDS encoding PP2C family protein-serine/threonine phosphatase, whose amino-acid sequence is MSKARDGGGNRPMRSFRDRLAGREAPAFRRSAERWAAGVPVVPVLLVSALVIVALLAGAGVSWVALLAAGPALAATTSGPREVLCVGLLATALGAAVGVRDGAPARDLAVVLAALVAVTLAGARAGALRGRRDRVLAAVRSVAEAAQHALLRPVPAAVGPFQVAVRYSAAAAEARIGGDLYALVPTPYGVRLIVGDVRGKGLSAVETAAVVLGVFREAAYDEPDLLTVVDRIERSLARNLDVDDFVTAVVAGHPGAGRLEVVNCGHAPPLLVRGSRVTAVEPTRPAPPLGLRALTDETPGLQVLPFADGDQLLLYTDGVTEARNQDRQFYPLAEGLARHVSDEPARTLNALHDELLDHVGGRLHDDAALLLLRMPAASETPVIRAASDADGHDPRFRLVTEDAC